ACAGCGCATACAGGTCGAAGGAGACGGAGAAGAAACTTCAGGAGAAGGGATACAGAAGCCATGTGAACCGCAAGGGTTCCCGGAACAGGCCGCTTGGGACGCGGACTAAGCGTGCGAACAGGACTTCCTCCGGGTGAGAGCGGCGGTTGGGCGCGTGTTCGGGGCGTGGGGGGTGTTAACCTCAAAATCCACTCGCATGTACGGGATCATGGTGTGGGGATTTTTCCCTTTTTATAAGGTGTTGTGCACCGGGTATGCTTGTTGCCCCATGACGAAAAATGGCGGGGAAAGAACAGTCGGTGTCTCAGCCGGACTTTTTACCCTAGCCCCCGGTTTGCGCGGCGACGCGTCTTTGCTGCTTGTTCTCGGATTGCTTGCGATTGGGAGTTACCTGCCGGCTCTTTGGGGGGAGTTTGTATGGGATGACTTCCTACTGATGAAACTTGACGCCGTATCGAGCTGGAGCGGGATCTGGCAGATATGGTTCAATCCCTCAAGCGCCTATCTGCAGGGAGACGCGGTGGAGGGTCACTACTGGCCGCTTCTCTACACGACTTTCTGGCTGGAGCACAAGCTCTGGGGCTTCAACCCTCTGGGCTATCACGCCCTAAATCTCCTGCTTCACTTCGCAAACACCGCGCTTTTGTGGCGTCTGCTTCTGCGCATGGGGGTTTCCGGCGCGTGGTTCGCCGCGGCGGTGTTCGCCGTGCATCCCCTGCACGTGGAGTCTGTCGTGTGGATAATTTCGAGAAAGGACCTGCTTTCGGCCCTGTTCTATCTCGGTGCCTTCTTTATGTGGATACGCTTTACCGAGGCGCCTCGCTTCAGGCGGTACGCGGCGGCGCTCGCGCTGTTCGGGGCCGCGCTGTTCTGCAAGTCGATCGCGGTCACCTTGCCGGCTGCGCTTCTCATTTTTCAGTGGTGGAGAAACGGCCGCGTCACTCCCGTGGACCTGGTGCGGGCGGCGCCGTTTTTTCTGCTTGGCCTCGGGGTCACGGGATTTGACACATGGTTCTACAAGACCAATGCGGCCGTTCCCTTCGACTACTCAGCTTACGAGCGTCTGCTTATCGCCTCGCGGGCCCTGTGGTTTTATCTTGAAAAGCTTCTTTGGCCGACGGACCTCGCGGTGATATACCCTCACTGGGAGATTGATCCGACGGACCCTTCCGGGTGGCTTTACTTCGCAGGGGCACTCGCAGTTGTCTTTGCGCTGTGGACGCTGCGTTTCCGGATCGGGCGGGGCCCGATGGCGTGCGCGCTTTTTTTCGCGGTCACGCTGTCTCCGACGCTTGGATTTGTCGACTACAGCTACATGGGGCTCTCGTTTGTGGCGGACCGCTATCAGTACCTTGCCGGTATCGGAGTGATTGTCTTTTTCACGGCCGCTGCCGTGCGGGCGGCCCAGAATATCCCCGCCGCGTCGCGCGGGGCGGGGATAGCCGGACTGCTTGTAATCGCTTTGCTCGGTCTCGCCGCCTGGAATCAGTCAGAAGTCTACAGAAACGAAGTTTCTCTGTTCAGGCATGTCATTTCCCTTAACCCCGATTCGTGGGTGGCCCATCAGAATCTTGGCATGGCGCTGGTCCGCCTCGGCGAATTCGAGGAAGCGGAAGTGCATACCCGTAGTTCCCTGGAGATTTTTCCGCTCAACCCGAAAGCCGTCCGGAATCTGGGAGAGGCGCTCAAGGGACAGGAGCGTTACGATGAGTCGCTTAAATGGTATCGCGCCATCGCCGCCCTGGAACCCGGCGAACCCCTGAATCACCTAGGCGTCGGATCCGTGCTTCTTGCTCTCGGCAAGTACCCGGAGGCGGTCTCGAGTCTTAAAAAGGCCCTTGAACTCGGGCCCGCGCCTTTGGTGGTGCCGAAGGCTCACGCGCTTCTGGGGCAGGGGTATCGGAAAATGGGGCGCGACGGCGAGGCGGACAGACACTTCGATCTCGGCGCGGAACTGGGCATGCAGATGAAACCGCCCGACCCGACGGCCGTTTTTTTCCGGGCGGAGGATCTGCGGGAGCGCAAGCTTTACGAGGAATCGCTCAAGTGGTACCGGGACGCGGTCAACGCGGATCCGGCTTTCGCGCTGGCCTACGCGGGCATGGGAGATTCTCTCTACCAGCTGGGAAGCAACGCGGAGGCGATTTCAAGCATGGAGCGCGCCCTTGAGCTTGGGCCCCGTCTTCCGATAGNNNNNNNNNNGAGGCGATTTCAAGCATGGAGCGCGCCCTTGAGCTTGGGCCCCGTCTTCCGATAGCTTCCACCCTGCATCACCTCATTGGTCAGGCGTCACGGGAAATGGTTTCGCCTGATTCCGCACGAAACCGTGAAAGGCGCGCGGGGGGAGGAGGTTCGGGTGACGCGAGCATTGTTTTTTTCCGGGCGGAGGATCTGCGGGAGCGCAAGCTTTACGAGGAATCGCTCAAGTGGTACCGGGACGCGGTCAACGCGGATCCGGCTTTCGCGCTGGCCTACGCGGGCATGGGAGATTCTCTCTACCAGCTGGGAAGCAACGCGGAGGCGATTTCAAGCATGGAGCGCGCCCTTGAGCTTGGGCCCCGTCTTCCGATAGTCCCAACCCTGCATTACATGACAGGCGAGGCGCTGAGCGAACTGGGCCGTCACCAAGAGGCCGAACAGCATTATGAAAGTGCCTTGCGGGCATGGCCGAATTTCAAAGAGGCCTTAAACAGTCTAGCAAGGCTGCTTCTGGACCAGGAACATTATGAGGACGCGCTTGAGCGTTACAGGGCACTTGAGCGGATTGAACCAGAGAACGCGGACATACATTTGCAAATAGGCGTCGCGCTCTTTAAGGCCGGCAGGGTAGAAGAAGCCCTTGGGAGCTTCGAGCATGCCCTTTCCCTGAACCCCACTCTGGAGCCGGCGCTAAACTACAGGGAGCAGGCGCGGAGAAGCATGATGAAACAGTCTGAAGGGGTGCAATAAGCTTCTTGAGGGTGTGGGAATCCGTTTACACTGAAGGGCACCAGCCAGACTGAATGACGGCCGGGCAGCCGCCGAAAGAAAGAGACAATCCTGAATGAAGATGTATGAAGTAAGCAGTCACGCGTAACAGTAACTTTAACCGTGGAAGCGTCTGTTATCCCGCCTCCGCGATTACTTCATATCCAGTAACTTGTCCCGCGCTTGTTCGTCCATCTCGCTTCGGTATCCTTCTGAGGGCGCTTTTCCTTCCTCCGGCATTGTTTTGTATCTGCGCCCGCCACACCGCAATTTGACAATGGGGGGGGGGATACACTGTGCTTCTGTCAACTGTAATCCTTAGAAAATGTGTGCGGAGCAAGGGTACGCTCTTGATAATTACGGACCATGTTAGATAGAAGATTTCTCCCGGCGTTTT
Above is a window of Candidatus Dadabacteria bacterium DNA encoding:
- a CDS encoding tetratricopeptide repeat protein yields the protein MERALELGPRLPIASTLHHLIGQASREMVSPDSARNRERRAGGGGSGDASIVFFRAEDLRERKLYEESLKWYRDAVNADPAFALAYAGMGDSLYQLGSNAEAISSMERALELGPRLPIVPTLHYMTGEALSELGRHQEAEQHYESALRAWPNFKEALNSLARLLLDQEHYEDALERYRALERIEPENADIHLQIGVALFKAGRVEEALGSFEHALSLNPTLEPALNYREQARRSMMKQSEGVQ